Part of the Sorghum bicolor cultivar BTx623 chromosome 1, Sorghum_bicolor_NCBIv3, whole genome shotgun sequence genome, GTGCTCCGGCTTCTAAGGCCCCGTTTGGCACGGCTTCTCCAGCGGCTTCAGGAGCCGTTTGGAGCCGTTTTGTGCCAAACGGGGTAAAATAGAATGTCTCCACCAATGAAGCCCCTAAAAACGTGCTCTCACAGAGCTTTGGAGTGTGAAGTAGCCAAAAATAGTGGCTTCTCCCAGCTTCACCTCATCCTACGTGATGGTCTGTGAGAGCACATTTTAagaaaaaagttgttttgccaAACAGTTTACCAAAATGGCTCCAGCTCCACCGATAGAGCTGTTCATGGAGCTGAAGCCCCAAAAAAcaacttcactagtgaagtGGAGCCgtgccaaacagggcctaactcATGCATTGTTCATCATACAGGTTACcacatttttttctctcttctctaaataaattacGAGCTAACAGGAATCATTATTTTTTTTCCTCTTCGGCTCTGATTCTTCGTCCACTATAGTACATAGTCGAAGCCTGTCTATTTTGGGCATGTTTGGTTtcctttgctaaattttaggtagctaaaattattttagctactattAAATGACTaatagaactaaactattttagtttcTTTTAGTCAATATGTTTAGAACTTTATTACTAAAGTGATTAAAAttcagctagctaaaatttagcaaagggAACCAAACACAGCCTTTGTATGGCTTGTATATGGACGGAGTACTGGGAGTACACGCTAGGCATTTCCACATCCGTCGCGATGTGTCTGTTCTTACTTCTCAGGGAGCTTTTTCAGGCGCTGTTAATAAGGGCCCAAAAGTGAGAGATGTTACTTTCGGTGCTACTCCACTAAACAAAAGCTTTAGAGCACATAACCTTCCTCTCCATTGTGCTGCTAATGATTGGGCTGAAGCTGAACTCCAAAAGGTTAGTTTCCTTTCTAGCCCATCATTTTCTTGCATTTTCCCTTCTGTAAGCAGCTTTGTTACTTTTacttttcaaaagaaagctttgtGACTTTGTCCTTCTATGCCTATAGAGTAAAAGGAACTTGTGCATTGTGCTAGAGGCAAAGAATTTCATCTCAGCACGGCAAAATAAGAAAGCAACACAAGTACACTGTACACAACACATATGAGAGCAGCTTCATTGTGGTCAAAAGTCGACTCGCAAACTAAATGTAGCTTAGCTGGTTAGCTTTCCTGTGTGTATGTGTTCATGAGTGAGCGTGCGTGCATGTATAAGTGTCTGTTAGAGCAAGAAATCGGTGTTCAAGTTTGACGTGGTGTTTGGAGGAGTTTCTTAACGTGAATTACCTATTctcaaataaaaagaaaaaaactcaCAAAAATCACTTCTCCATTTACACTAGGACTTAGGAGAAAAAACTGCTTTTTCGCTACTCTAAATCCAATTCTCACCTAAATCACTTTCCACCTTCTCTCCACGCTCCTCACTAATCGACTATAGAATCACTCTATCACGGATCGGAATTAAGGAACTGGAACTAAGAATCAGAGGTCATTCGACAGCACTCCTTGAGAATCATTTCTCCCTAGCCAAACATCAAAAAGTTGTCTTGATTCTAGTGTGGATTAGTCAAAAAACACTTCTCCATTTAAACTATCAGAGAATGGAGCTCTCTCTACCATTTGTTTATATAATCGTTTCGTTGAGGGCTGACCGtgaggaggagagagaggatcCTTTACTACGTACCACATGGGTCCCACAAAACGATCTAGCAGCATACTCCTACTATAGAACTAGATGTGGCAAACCTTGAGCCACGTAATCTAAACTCTAACTCGTCTGATTTCACGCTAGAGATGCCCTTGGCAAATGATGGAAGCTAGGCTCCAATAGTAGCTCCACTCCATTGCGCCGTCAAAACCGTATCGTATCGTACTTGTCCCTCGCTTTACACGCGTTGAGGGAACCAAGCTCTAAAAAGTTTATTCGCCGCGAACTCAAGATGCAAAACCCTGGACACTCACGCGAACAACATATTCTTGTACAGGGCGagcgaaaaaaaagaaaagagaggcCCCAGTTCAGTTCTGATCTCATTGCGTAGTGCTTCCATTGGGGCCCAAAAATGTACCAATACCAACCACCAACGCtagagctaaggccttgtttagttagcaaaattttttgtttttggctactgtagcatttcgtttttatttgacaaacattgtccaatcacggagtaactaggctcaaaagattcatctcacaaattacaggtaaacttttattttcgtctatatttaatgttccatgcatgcgaccaaagattcgatgtgacggggaatcttgaaaatttttgcgaactaaacaaggcctaaatctagCAAAACACTAATTGTGTGTCTGAAATTGGACAGCCACTAGGGTTGCTTTAGGTTGcttcttttcctttctttttgtCGTTAATAAAAGCTGCTAAATATTTCATTATTGGTTGGTGGTACAGTGAGGATGTAATAGCCATCCAGACAtgttggtcttgtttagttgcaatttattttaaaaataaatattgtagcactttcgtttgaatttaacaaatattatataattatagactaactaagctcaaaagatttgtcttataaatttcagataaattatataattaattatttttttatttatttatatttaatgttctacgcatgtgccgcaagatccttgaggaattttgaaaaaaaactgcaaaatttttggggaacctTTGTTGTTGCGAGCCTGTGATCCATCCCAGAAGCAGAAGATGAGGAGAAGAGCAGAGCGCATGGCATCGTATCCGTACCTGGTCCTCTGCTTGGCGCGCTCTCTGGGAGCAGCACTCcgggcgcggcggcgccggcgccggccggcATGCTGGCACCGGGGCCTGGCACGTGATGAAGCTCTGGAGCCTGCTGTTGCACGGCCTTCGCCCCCAGCGGCGGCGGGTAGTAGCCCACGCCCTGCGCGTAGTGCTGCCCAAACTTGTCAGCAACACACACAGGCAGGCACACAGCATatggagaagaaaaaaaaaaggcagcaGCCAGCTGGGGACGCGCCGGAcctgcgacggcggcggctgcaGGTGGTTGACGCCGAGGTAGTGCCCGTACGGCTCCGCCATGCCCACCGCCGCCGGCATGTGGTGGTGGCCTCGGTAGCCCGGCACCGGGTTCACCTGCGCGTTGGGCGGCACCACCGGCTGCGGGGCGGCCATGAACGGCAGCCGCGGCATGGACGGCATCGCCGCCGCCGGGCCCATCCCGACGCCCATCCGCGACAGGTACTGGTGCACGCCCGGGAACATCACCGCCGGCGGCGCCGCGATGCCGCTGCCCATCCACATCATCTGGATGCATGTTGCCTACGGTTAGTGTCAGTGATGACCGACTTTTGCAGTTGCACGGCGAGCTGAGCACAAGGACGACGCGCGTGGTCGCTGTCTCACTGACCTGCACTTGCAGCTGCAGCGACTTGAGGTACTCGATCGCCTCGTCAAGCATTGACGCCTTGTCCGTCTGCTTCACGTAATGCAATTACAAGACTATCACTCAACTAGTTTACTGTATCATAAAACACTGTCGTCCACAGGTTATCATGACAGTGATAATGGAGCTGCTAATTAACCTTGTTGCAGTGAGGTATGAGCTCTTGCAGGGCTCTCATCTTCTCGTTTATCCTGTCCCGTCTCCTCTGCATTGGGACCAAAAACATCCATGTCAGAGACCGTCGTCGACTGTTCAACGAGGCAACAGCTAACAGGGAGCTGTCGTCAGTCGTCACTCACCCTCTCCGAGAGGTTGTGCACTTCGGCGGCGCGGCTCCTCCGCGCCGTCGTCATCTTCTGCGGCGGCTTGCGCGCCAACATGGCggcggactccgactccgcgtCCTGCATCATCATAGCATTTGCCGGGGCCCGCGCGTTATTACCAAGCAATCGAGGGATGGACGGGGCATTCGTCGTCAACAAGAAGGAGAGACGAGACCTCGCTGGGGCTCTCCGAGTCCTCGGTGTCGAGCCGCTTGCGCTTGCTGCTCCGGTTGCTGGTGCTCGTCGGctcagtcgtcgtcgtcgtcgtcgtcgtggtggtggcggtgccgAAGCAGTAGGTGGACCGGCCCGACGAGGACGCCTCGTTGCCCCTGCCGCCGCCCATGGCGTTCGCGTTCGCggtgccggagccggagcccgACGCGCGACCCGGCGCGCCCACCGCGCGCTGCACCAGCACCTGGTTGCTCCCGCAGATGCTCGACCCGATCGCGCTCAACATCGACGACGCGCCGgcctccgccaccgccgccgccgccgcagccgactTCCCCGCGCTCCCCGCCCGGACGACGAGGTCCGAGAGGTCGCCGGCAttgtcgccgccgccgttggGCAGGCTCATGGTCTGCTGCCTGGAGCAGGACGCGGGCGTCGACTTGGGCGGTGGCATCAGGTCGCACGGGTCCTCGGACACCACCGGGCACGCCCCGCGCCTGTCGGCCCCCGCTggaacgtcgtccctgcacgaCTTGCCGGCGTCGGTTTCGGTGCCAACGCCACCAGAGGCCACCGGCGCCACcggtgccgccgccgcagccaccgctgccggtgccggtgcctcGTAGAAGAACTCGGAGAAGATGTCCTTGTCGAGCGAGTCGGCCAGCGCGAAGGGGAACCATAGGCCGCCCTCGTCTTCCTGCGGCACCGACGCGGGAGCTGGTGGCGCAGGCGCCACCACCGCAGCCTGCTTCTCGGGCCTCGGCGGCACCTTCCGGTGGGTCTGGCTCTGCATGACGACATGGCCGTTGCACCAGAGCAGCTCAATGAGGTCATCGTCTTCTCTGCACGCAACAACACAGCAGAATTAATCTTGGGTaatccctccctccctctcgcaGGAAGAAGATGAAACCAATCAATCGATCGATGAAGAAGATGTCTCTGCTtcatcgatcaatcaatcaagaaatcagagATAGTGATGCTCACCCGAGCGGCCTGGAGGTGTCTCCCATGTTGCTCCAATCAGGGACGAACTGGTTCATCGCTCAGATCAGCACCACAAGCATCGATGAGCGGGCAATCAGTTTGTGTTCGATTCAGTCAGAGTGCACGCTGCAAGAACACACAAGAGAGGAAGCAGCATGAGCTGCAAGAAGCAGAGGAACGTGCATGGGAACTCATTCAAACCATGATCTTAAAAATTGTTGCCAACTTTTATGCAACTGTCAatgatgaaaaaaaaaactgtaaaCAATGACGTCTCCTGTCCAGGATCTTGCAGCACGCAGCAACCTTTTTTTTGGGGCCTAAAATGGAGGAACCAAGCAAGCAAGGAAGCATGTGTCACTCATCTATGCTCGCTCGTTCTCTGTCCATCTGCTGCTATGACTGGCAGCCTTCCTTTCCTGTTCCATTTTGACAAAGGGGGAAAAACGCCAAGAAGAGTGTTCTATAATAATATTGGAGGAGATGCCAAGAAGAAAAAGGgggatataaatatgataattgGCACGGCCCTACATGGTACATGGATCTGGGAGAGCAGAGCATGTGAACTGTGGAGTGCAAGAACATGAACAGTGATGGATAAACAAAAGAGGGAAGAAAACAAAGGAGAAGCGGAACGGGGGATAGACGTGTGGACACCACATATACTTGCAAGGGGAGAAGCACCTGCTCTGCctacctgcctgcctgcctgctcaAGAGCAGCAGCAAAGCAACCAAACACAAAGGTTcttttttttatgtatattatatatgtatCTTCATAATGAAATCACAATCTATAGCAAGAACACCGGAGATGAGATCCTTCATTAAATTACTAAACAGAGGACCCTTTATATCAAGTGTAAAGTTAAGATTGTCCGGTGAGAATGGAATGGACGGATGACGGTGAAAGTGAAAGTATCATATCATATCTcgcctaaaaaaagaaaaaacagccGCGCAGTATACAAGTATTACAGAAGAAGAAAAGAGAACATGAGCGGCGAATGAATTCGAAGAAGAATCAGAAAAAGACGAGGGTGAACAAGTACCTTTGATTGCCTCCTTGTTCGTTCGTTTGCAGAGCTTGGAAATGGAATCCGGCGGCTTATCGAAGGGGAGCAGAAGCTGAGCATGGCCACAGCCCACAGCACAGCTGCTGTGACTGATAACTGCGACTCTCGCTTCTGAATTTCCTCTCTTCTAGAGCTTGGTCCAAGCTGCTTGGAGCTGTGGTGCGATGAGGGTGAGGAACTGGGAAGGAGATAGCGCGACGGACGGGGAAGGGAAGGAAGAGTTGCTTttatgcagcagcagcagcagcagcagcattgcGGGGTGGGGTGTGGCTTGAATCGAAGTGGATTCCTGCAGACAGGGACGCGCGAGACGAGAGCGATGGGAAAGCAGAAGAGAATTGGACTGGACTGATGCTATGGTAGGGGTCCGGTCCGGGCGGGCGGGGGCGAATGATTTGGGAGAGGACACgacacctgctgctgctgctggcatgGCTGCTGCGGCAGCAGCGTTGCAGCAGAgcacagcggcggcggcggcggcatgcaTGTGGATGTGCGGTGGCGGCCGGTGCGGACCAGGCTACTCCTTTGCTATCCTAGAGAGAGGAAGAGGACGACGACGTAGTACCCGGAGCCGCGCATGCCGTTTTGCGCACCAAGCGGCGCCTTACCATTTCGAGTAACCAACCGGCCTGTGCTATAGCACTAGCGGCAGTAGCGGTACGTACTAGGAGTAGTACGCTGGTAGCTGCTGTGGGGCGCCGCCACCGTATCTGCGGCTATGACTTGCCGGTGCTTCGCCATGATTGGGGGAGGGGAGAACCCACAGCACGACAGCTCTCGGCTGTTGACTGCTCCAATCCTGATGTGGGTTGTGGGTGGGATGCGGCAGTGGCAGCCCCCACCCCCCACGTTACGTGCCGCGCTAATCTTTCCAGCGTTTGGTCTCCATTTCTTTGCCCTCGACTGTCTCCAACAATGCAGCCTATACCCAAAATAGGTTCTGCATAGTGCAGAAACACTTTCCAACAAGTGACCCAAATAGAAGACCTATTTTACCTACCGGTCAAAACAGGACGCAAAAAAAAACGTCCTCTCTAGACGAGGACGCAAATAAAACACGCTCCTACTGGTGGGCCCAACGACGGCGGGGTGGGGTGGAAGGCGAGCGGCGGCGCTCGTAGGGACggaggcgggcggcggcgctTGACCGGGTGGTGGGCGGCGCTTGACGGGGAGGCGGGCGGAGCTCAGCGGGGTGGGAGGCGGGCGGGAACACGGCAGGGAGCCGACAGCGGTAGATCCAAGTTCTTCCTCGCCTACGGCTGTCGGATCTGGGCTCCTCCTCGGCCGCGACCACCGGATCCGGGAGGAAGACAGAGAGACACCGTGCTTGACGATGGaggggagagagggaggggttGTACTGGGGTAGAAAGGGAGAGAATGAGGGCCGACGCATGTTGAGATGTGGCTGGCGCGTGGAGAGGAGACGTGGCGGTGCTCGATAGGGAGGAGGCGGTCGGCGCTCGGCAAGGAGGTGACCGGCGCTCGGCAGGTAGAAAATAGGTCTCGGGTGTTTGGGTTCCCTGTTGGAGTATGACAATTTTGGATCCGCTACTCGTTCACTGTGTACGACCTATACACGTGAAATAAGTCTCGGTTTGGGTCATGTCTGTTGGAGATAGCCGAAGAGAAGTTTTCAATGATCTACAGTGACTGATTTAGGGCTCGTTTGTTAAAGCtaaaacttttattttttttaaaaagaaaactgctcttctttgtttctttttttaacATATTGTCTTTTTTATGAGATTTATTAGAGCAAGTTTAACAATACAACTCACTTGCTGACTGTAAGGTTCCTTGTAGCTTTCTCTCAGCCCactcatacaatagttagctattcactgtTAATACATGatccacttatctctctcataAAGTTTTTTTGGTTTCTGTgcctaagctggctgtaagcttgCAGTCTGCTTTTCCTCTCTCTCcttccttctctcctccacctcagcatttagctggcttacaactcactataatacttgctcttagagcaactccagcagggccCCTACTTGAGCCCCTATAGCTAAATATGGGTGCCCAGGTAAAAAACAGCACTCCAGCAGAGCCCCTATTAGAGCCCTCAATTTGGGgtgggcacccaaatcttccctGCGGACCCCATTTTTATTGGCCCAACAGTCCAGCCCCCATCCTGCGTGGTGTGGCCCAAAATGGCAATGGGTATCCGAAACCCGAGTACCCGACGGGTTTTATCCGATAAGAACGCGGGTATGGAATAGATTTTGTACCCGCGGGTACGTTATTGGGCGAAATCCTTTACCCATCGGGTATGGCGGGTACGGGTGTGGAACAGTAGTACCCATACCCGCGAACCCGTGGGTAAGAAATATCCGCAAAATGAGTAAGCAACCTAAGCAATTTAGCCCATATAGCCCATGAACTGATTGGCTGAACGTACGAAGTGTTGAGCGGCTGGTGTGCTACTAGTGCTGCTATTAATTTGCTGGAAGTTATTATGCTTAATTTCCTAGAAGTTGTGATATTTAACTTGCTGAAAGTTGTTATATTTCTGTTGAACTCGGGTATATTTTCGGGTATGGAATACCCGTCGGGTAAGAATTACCCGTCGGGTGCGGGTACGGAATGAATTTCTTACCCGTCTGCTTTCGCGGGTAACCCGATGGAATAGATTTTGACCTGGCGGGTGCGGGTACGGGTGGCCAGTACCCATCGGGTACATACCCGTTGCCATTCCTAGGTGTGGCAATTACCTCCTCACACCGAACAAACGCAGCTTCGTCCATCTCCCTCCAGCGCTGATTTTCACTACCGCGCTCCCTAACTCCACCTCCGACCTCCACCGTCGGGCCTCGCCGCCATCCCTTCTGGTGAGAGTGGCTTCTTCTCGATGAGCGGGAGCAGCCCTAGCCATGGTTATCGCGAGCGTCGAGCCTCCCCTTCTTGTGGCCATGCGGTAGCGAAATGTTTGACCCAATGACGAGTGGGTCCCGCATGTCATTGTCTGCCAGTTTAGATTTGGGGGCCTTCATTTAGGTGGTACTATTGGAGTGGAAGCAAAAACTTTAGGCACCCAAAAGTAGGAGGAGCACCCAAATGAAAAGTAGAGGCCCTATTTTGAAGGCTACTGCTGGAGAGTTGCTCTTACACACAAATACAAGGGCACACTCACCCGAACCCACGCACGCATACCCTATCCTTATAAGTGCTATTGATATGAGCAATAAGATTTTAGCTCAGAAGCTACTCTCATTAATTATGCCTTTTAGCTTTTATAGTTTATTTTCTCACAATTCAGCCTTTTAGATTTTTTCTAAAACCAGCTCAATTGCGTCTACACTCTACAATATGAAATATCGCAAAACGGTTGTTAGAAAGTAAGAGCATCTTTAACGGTTTGGTAAAGTCACAGTCAATCTTGATTTTTTGATAGGATGATAAGAAACTTCTCCCAGCCATTCCTTATATATCCACCTTGGGAAAATTAGCTGGCATCCACGCAAAAAGGTATATGGACAACCGCTACTCCCTATCACGGGGCGCTAGCTGATTTTCTTTTTACACTCCATCGCCCTGACCGCCACCGCCTAGAGGTTTGCCATAATTAAATCTTCAACCACTATTTGTAGATGGCAATACTAAGAAGTAGAGCAAGCAATAGAGATTATGTTTTGTAGATTTTGGTTGTGAGTTAAGGTGTTGGGATGGCCGGCAACAGTGGCCCATGGATACGGGGGTGACCAGACTGCCGCCTAGGAGAAGGAGGTTCACCAGAATTGGAACTCATATCGTTTTAGAATGGTCTGCTCCTCTTCCGCTGCGATCGAGCGGGAATGTTAGAAGAAAAGATATGTATGGTTAAAGATAATTGGAAACATATATGAACTCTAGAGATAAAGATAGGATCATAGAAGTATAATattgattattattattattaggtCTAGTACACCTTGTCTTGTGTACTCCAAATCTCTTCATATATGCACCTATATATATACCCCTGAGGGTCAATGCAATTACCAACAATTAATAAGGTTTCTATCATATATACATCCTTTTGAACAGTGACTATCTTAACTATGCAGATGCCAATGGTGGTTTTAGTACAATTTGTattgtggccttgtttacttccacccaaaatacaaaaacttttcaagatttcccgtcacatcgaatctttagacacatgtatggagtattaaatataaacgaaaataaagcctaattgtacagtttggtcgaaatttacgagatgaatcttttgagactagttagtccatgattggacaataattaccacaaacaaatgaaagtgctacagtatcgcgaAAAAAATTCaccaaggaactaaacaaggcctgtatcTAGGAGTAGGATTGGGCTTGCAATCTCGGAGcgagccaaagaaaaaaaaagtacaaTCACCCCTCTTCGTTTCTTTTTACCTGCGACCCTGTGGCTCTGGCTAGCTAGGCAGGCAGGGCACAACGAAAAGAGAGTGGGAGGAGCAACAACAAACTGAGTAATATCTTTGCTCACCCCGCATTTTGTCTACGTGTTTGTACTTAGCAACACAAATATGCACCTTCGTGGTGACCTACTGTACTTGAGATCGAAGCAATCATCTAATTCATGTCACATCCAAGTTACATGCGGGGCATCATAGGACAGCCAGCCAGCCACAAACAAGGTTTTCAGCGATCTCCTAATATTCCTGTAGGTAGTGTAGCAACATTAGTTAATTAATTTGACAGGTTTAGAGGCAAATTATTAGTTTGCATCTATGGCCGGCAACACTTAGAATCATAGTATCACAGTACTTACGACATTAGTGCAAGGGAAAGAGAACCTTCAATTCttctactctttttttttccaacGTCGTAGGGTTTCCATGGAAATTCTGTTGCAGAATAGTTTCATCAAGTCTACTAACGTGATGTGACGTGACGGAGAATTCTGTTGGCATAGGTCTGCTAGCCGGCGCCGCAAATTGGCTTAATGAATGTCCATTGAAACAGTATAGCTTTCAGTATACTAGGTAGGGTCCGAGCATCCATGTATAACTTTTTTTTGAAACCCCTCTAGGGCTAAGGCCATAGCCCCATCGCTCCACCCTGGCTAGGAGCTCCAATTTCCACGTCGACGTATAAGGTCCAAATCACTCTTGCTAGTAGTTTTGCAGAGTATCAGAAGTGCTTGTAGAAGAACCAATGCCTCGCCTGGCAAAAACCCGGTAAAGCACACGTTGTATGTGAGAGCTGTTGATACCTCGTCAGAAAAAAATGGGTAAAAAGCTCTAGCCAAAGGTAACTTGCTTCTGACAAAAAAGTATTAGACCTACACACCCCATGTTGCCAAGACGCACATGCTCGCATCTTCCTTATATGCATGGCCTAGCTTTTAACTGTGGCATACAACCTTATTAGCCTATGGGCATTGGGAAAGCCCTAAGACATGTGTTATTAAGTTTTTTCTCTACTTTAATACAGAGACACTCAAAGTTTTTACGTGGTCAAGAAAAAAGGTGTCAATAAGGTTCATTTCAGGTTCAGAGGTCTCAATTTTTTAGCGTCATTGCCAGAGTTGAATTCAAATTTGAATGGCCAAACTCGTTTAAACCTCTAATTCAACTCTTGAGTGGGTTTATATATGAAAACTGAACATTCATGGTCGCGAACATGGCATTGCCAAGGCTGATTGAGACTTAGGATAAATACTAAGTGCTGGAGATTTGAGATCTTTGGTAACTTTGGGTGCTTAAATGTTAgccaaaatatatatttaggAGTCCTTTTTGTGTgccattaggccagtctcaatgcatgtttcatgagagtgtcatgcacattaaatagggtgccacataagcaaaattgctgacttggcagagtcattaaatgaagaagtttcatcaaatgagagaggagtttcatctccatgaaacttacgtggctcggttacctagtttatagtcttgttaactgtgccatgaaactctccattgagatTGGTCttataaaagttcaaaatttcatATGAGCCATTAAAAAAGTTTGTCCGTCTTTTATTGTCATTGGTCGAAACTTTTGTTTTTCTTGCGTCACTTCCATCTATTTTGCTACAAACACACCGTCCATGAGGTGGATGAATTGTCTATTTCCCTCAATTGAGCTGGTCTTAGTTTTTCTATTcctcttagggcactcacaatgcagactctatcatagagtctaaagttatttattacctcgaacaatatggacttagagtctaaataagacttggagtcttattttttctacctctttcttcaataaatatgctgccacatcaacaaaatactataaataatatgtaattaattgtcttggactctgtgatagagtcttgcattgtgaatgCCCTTAGGCCACTACACTTTTGCATCGGGAACCTCAGACTCTTCCAAATTTATGTGTTAGCTATCTATGCATATATGCATGAGTGCATGACATCTCAAAAGCCCCGAATTATAAGTTGGTGAACATTTAGACAGTGGCAAATCTATAATTTAATAAAAGAGAGGACTGAAGTCATCTTTTAACCTCTGGAGCGTCcatcttttctctcttttatgTCTACAAAAATTAGGAGGGGCTCCATTGTCATAGGAGCCTCGCCCGCCGCCCCACCGGAGCGTCCGAAGTATAtatgggggtgtttgggactactttgctccacgttttttagctTCGCTCCacattttttagccaaacggcggttttagctccacgcactcaATTCGAGAGAAAAGAgtagagttgtgagagcacctaagagcttgtttggcacagctcaacttcattagtaaagttgttttttggaaaatagcttcatgtgcaactttctagatgaagctgagctgtttttggaaaaagtgtttggtaaaatagtttcaacaactacttcatgcat contains:
- the LOC8062228 gene encoding transcription factor PIF1 isoform X2; this translates as MNQFVPDWSNMGDTSRPLGEDDDLIELLWCNGHVVMQSQTHRKVPPRPEKQAAVVAPAPPAPASVPQEDEGGLWFPFALADSLDKDIFSEFFYEAPAPAAVAAAAAPVAPVASGGVGTETDAGKSCRDDVPAGADRRGACPVVSEDPCDLMPPPKSTPASCSRQQTMSLPNGGGDNAGDLSDLVVRAGSAGKSAAAAAAVAEAGASSMLSAIGSSICGSNQVLVQRAVGAPGRASGSGSGTANANAMGGGRGNEASSSGRSTYCFGTATTTTTTTTTTEPTSTSNRSSKRKRLDTEDSESPSEDAESESAAMLARKPPQKMTTARRSRAAEVHNLSERRRRDRINEKMRALQELIPHCNKTDKASMLDEAIEYLKSLQLQVQATCIQMMWMGSGIAAPPAVMFPGVHQYLSRMGVGMGPAAAMPSMPRLPFMAAPQPVVPPNAQVNPVPGYRGHHHMPAAVGMAEPYGHYLGVNHLQPPPSQGVGYYPPPLGAKAVQQQAPELHHVPGPGASMPAGAGAAAPGVLLPESAPSRGPGTDTMPCALLFSSSSASGMDHRLATTKGD
- the LOC8062228 gene encoding transcription factor PIF1 isoform X1 — encoded protein: MNQFVPDWSNMGDTSRPLGEDDDLIELLWCNGHVVMQSQTHRKVPPRPEKQAAVVAPAPPAPASVPQEDEGGLWFPFALADSLDKDIFSEFFYEAPAPAAVAAAAAPVAPVASGGVGTETDAGKSCRDDVPAGADRRGACPVVSEDPCDLMPPPKSTPASCSRQQTMSLPNGGGDNAGDLSDLVVRAGSAGKSAAAAAAVAEAGASSMLSAIGSSICGSNQVLVQRAVGAPGRASGSGSGTANANAMGGGRGNEASSSGRSTYCFGTATTTTTTTTTTEPTSTSNRSSKRKRLDTEDSESPSEDAESESAAMLARKPPQKMTTARRSRAAEVHNLSERRRRDRINEKMRALQELIPHCNKTDKASMLDEAIEYLKSLQLQVQATCIQMMWMGSGIAAPPAVMFPGVHQYLSRMGVGMGPAAAMPSMPRLPFMAAPQPVVPPNAQVNPVPGYRGHHHMPAAVGMAEPYGHYLGVNHLQPPPSQHYAQGVGYYPPPLGAKAVQQQAPELHHVPGPGASMPAGAGAAAPGVLLPESAPSRGPGTDTMPCALLFSSSSASGMDHRLATTKGD
- the LOC8062228 gene encoding transcription factor PIF1 isoform X3, which codes for MNQFVPDWSNMGDTSRPLGEDDDLIELLWCNGHVVMQSQTHRKVPPRPEKQAAVVAPAPPAPASVPQEDEGGLWFPFALADSLDKDIFSEFFYEAPAPAAVAAAAAPVAPVASGGVGTETDAGKSCRDDVPAGADRRGACPVVSEDPCDLMPPPKSTPASCSRQQTMSLPNGGGDNAGDLSDLVVRAGSAGKSAAAAAAVAEAGASSMLSAIGSSICGSNQVLVQRAVGAPGRASGSGSGTANANAMGGGRGNEASSSGRSTYCFGTATTTTTTTTTTEPTSTSNRSSKRKRLDTEDSESPSEDAESESAAMLARKPPQKMTTARRSRAAEVHNLSERRRRDRINEKMRALQELIPHCNKTDKASMLDEAIEYLKSLQLQVQMMWMGSGIAAPPAVMFPGVHQYLSRMGVGMGPAAAMPSMPRLPFMAAPQPVVPPNAQVNPVPGYRGHHHMPAAVGMAEPYGHYLGVNHLQPPPSQHYAQGVGYYPPPLGAKAVQQQAPELHHVPGPGASMPAGAGAAAPGVLLPESAPSRGPGTDTMPCALLFSSSSASGMDHRLATTKGD
- the LOC8062228 gene encoding transcription factor PIF1 isoform X4 gives rise to the protein MNQFVPDWSNMGDTSRPLGEDDDLIELLWCNGHVVMQSQTHRKVPPRPEKQAAVVAPAPPAPASVPQEDEGGLWFPFALADSLDKDIFSEFFYEAPAPAAVAAAAAPVAPVASGGVGTETDAGKSCRDDVPAGADRRGACPVVSEDPCDLMPPPKSTPASCSRQQTMSLPNGGGDNAGDLSDLVVRAGSAGKSAAAAAAVAEAGASSMLSAIGSSICGSNQVLVQRAVGAPGRASGSGSGTANANAMGGGRGNEASSSGRSTYCFGTATTTTTTTTTTEPTSTSNRSSKRKRLDTEDSESPSEDAESESAAMLARKPPQKMTTARRSRAAEVHNLSERRRRDRINEKMRALQELIPHCNKTDKASMLDEAIEYLKSLQLQVQATCIQMMWMGSGIAAPPAVMFPGVHQYLSRMGVGMGPAAAMPSMPRLPFMAAPQPVVPPNAQVNPVPGYRGHHHMPAAVGMAEPYGHYLGVNHLQPPPSQHYAQGVGYYPPPLGAKAVQQQAPELHHVPGPGASMPAGAGAAAPGVLLPESAPSRGPG